Part of the Tolypothrix sp. PCC 7910 genome, ATTGATGTATTTACAGTAAACTGGGCTTAATTCTCAGTAAAAATACATTATCTTAAATCTTGGTATTCAAAATCACCAAATTCCCACTATGGCAGACACATCAGACATCAAACTCACAATTACCTTTATTGACCCAGACTTAGACGAAGAGGAGAAGGAGGAGGAAGTTGCGAAACTGCTAACTCAAATCAAAGAATTGGATGAGGTAGAAGAGGTTACCCGCGTACAAGATCCCAACCCGCCACAGGGAAATAAATCATTGACAGGCTGGCTAGCTGGAAAGCTAATGGCTTTTGTCAAGCCGGAAAAAATTAAACAAGTATTTGGATCTCTGATTCAAAATCTGGCTAACAAAAGCATTGAAGTAGAAGCAGAAGCCAATGGCAAGAAAATCAAAGTAAAAGCTAGCAATCTGGCAGAATTAGAAGCAGCAGTTAAAGCAGTAGAAAATTTTGTAAATCAAAAGTAAACAGCTACAATGGAGAAATTTGCATTGCTAATTGGGGTTAGTGAGTACGAACCTGGATTACAACCACTACCAAGTGCTGTGAAAGATGTTGAAGCAATGCAACGAATTTTACTGCACCCAGAAATTGGTGGTTTTGATGAGGCTATAGTGCTAAGAAATAGCCAAAGGCAAGAAATTGAAGAAACTATCTTCAAATTATTTGCTAACCGGAAAAAAGAAGATTTGCTACTGCTGTACTTTTCTGGACATGGTATTGTCACTGAAAATAATGAGTTTTTTCTGTCAACTCGTTCTACAAATACTTATCAAGGAAAACTGATTCCTCCAACTGCTGTAGCTGCAACTTACATACATCAACAGATGCAACAAAGCAAGTCGAGGCATCAGGTGATTATTCTAGACTGCTGTTATAGCGGTGCTTTTACCAAAGGACTCCACGCGAAAGATACAGGTACTGTCAATATTATTAATCAGTTGGGAGGAGAAGGAAGAGCAATTCTTACTGCTTCTAATTCAACTCAATATGCTTTTGAGCAAGAAGGTTTTGATTTATCTCTCTACACTCATTTTCTCGTAGAAGGAATTGAAAAAGGAGTAGCAGATCAAGATAATGACGGTTGGATATCAGTTGAAGAATTACATGATTTTGTCAGCTACAAGGTAAAAGAAACCTCTCCCGCAATGACACCGGAATTGTATCCTGTGAAGGAAGGGTACAAAATACTGCTGGCTAAGTCACCTAAAGATGATCCCAAACTCAAATACCGCAAAGAAGTAGAAAAGAAAGCATATCAAGGTAAATTTACAATTCCCGCACGTCGTCAGTTAAACGCCTTACGACCCTTGTTAGGATTAACAGCACCAGAAGCAGAAGCAATTGAGGCAGAAGTTTTGCAACCCTATTTAGAGTACAGGCGTAAGTTGCAAGATTATGAACAAACACTTCAAGACACCTTACAGGAAGAAAACCCTCTGAGTCAGCGCGCCCTTGATGATCTAAAAGATTATCAGCAATTTCTGGGCTTGCGCGATGAAGATATTGAACTTATCTATAAACGGAATTTGCTGCAAGATAGCATTAAATCCGTTTCACAAGAAGCACCAATACGAGAAAAAGAGCCACTTGATCCTCAAGCTTCACAACCTGAACTTGATGACCTTAGTTCAGAAAAAGGTGTAGACTATAGCAAACTACGCAACTTACTAGCCGCAGGCAAATGGAAAGAGGCTGATTATGAAACCTATATGGTAATGTTGCAAGCGGTAGGGCTTAAGGAAAATCACTGGATTAGGGATGAAGAACTATTAAACTTTCCCTGTACCGACCTCCGCACAATTGACCGCCTATGGGTAAAATATAGCAATGGACGCTTTGGCTTCAGCGTCCAAAAGGAAATTTACTTAAGTGTTGGTGGAAAGCCAGACGGTAAGTATTACGAAGAAGCCTGGAATAAATTTGGCGATCGCGTAGGTTGGAGAGTGGAAAGTAGCTGGATTAGTTACACAAAAGTCACTTTTGATACCTCAGCACCGGATGGACACCTCCCCGTCTTTGTGGGGTTGGACACCTCCCAGCGGGGTTTGGTTGGTAGCAGAATGGTAAGGGAAAGGAGAGAGGGTTTAGGGGAATTTGGGAGGGTTTATGGTTTGGGGCGGTGTACGCGTCTCTTCTCTCGCATCGAGACTTGTAAAGTTTAACATTTAAGGCTTTCAGAGATTTATAAAGATTTTTCACAAGCCCCTTATGCACGGTATAATCAACCTTCTAGTATTCCGATACCTGGTACTGTGGGCTGATAGCAGTTCGCTTGAATAAATACTTCTGCTACCTCATGCATCTCAGTATCTTCAGTTACTTTTTGCTTATCCCAAGGTAAGTCGCCAAGATGAATTACCTGGTAGGGGCACGGCATCGATAAGATATTTGTGTAACCGAAAGTCTGTGGATGCCGTGCCCCTACGATAGATGTGGTTCAAATATGCGAAAACTGTTGTCAAATGCGATCGCTCTTAACTCTACATGAAAATGCGTAGATGTAGCCCACCTTTGGCATTGCTAACAAACTTTAGTCCTCAACCTTACAACATTAAGAACTAAACCTTGACTATTAAGAACAAAACCTCGACCATTAAGAACTAAACCTTGACTATTAAGAACAAAACCTCGACCATTAAGAACAAAACCTCGACCATTAAGAACAAAACCTCGACCATTAAGAACAAAACCTCGACCATTAAGGGTTACAGTTGAAGCGATCGCCTATGCAGGCAGTAAATATTAAGTAACGCACCATCTTTCTCGATGCTGTACTCTCTGCTAACGCATCCTACAACTTAAGGTTTATACCAATTCAAATAATGTTTGCGACACATCAATATATTCTAGAGGGCACGGCGTGCCGTGCCCCTACAATCTGTCGCATTCTTTTTTCAAATTGGTATACTTAGTCATCTGAAGATGACTTTTGCTATTAGCAAGGAACTTCAGTTCCTTGCAGGACAATGATTTATCTTTCCCCAATCAAAGTAAACGCCGCCCAATTAACAGGCGAAGGAAATTTCTCCTTTGTCTTCAACATTGCTTGACGCAAAGCCAGCGCTTTATCTGGTTGAGTTTGCAAACTCTTATAAAACTCCACCATTAAATATTGTGTCGGTTCATCTGGTACTTGCCACAGAGAAACTAATACGCTGGGAACACCGGCAGAAATTAACGATCGCGATAACCCAATTACCCCATCACCGGAAAGTTTACCTTTCCCCGTTTCACAAGCACTCAGAACGACTAATTGGGCTTTTAATTTTAAATCTAAAATTTCCTCAGCCGTGAGTAAACCATCATCTTTTCCCGATGGTGCTAGCGCAATCCAGCTACCTAAACCCTGATCATCATCAGCCCAGCCGTGAGTAGCTAAATGAATTACATCTGCTGTTGATAAACGTTGCAGAATATTGGCTTTAGTCGCATCTTTACCGAAAATTGCTTTAGTTTTTAATAAATCAGCAATAGTCTTTGCTTCTTGTTCCGCCCCTGGTAGTGAATCTAACTGTGTTGCAGGTTGACCTAGTTCTGTAGAGACTACAGGCATAGTAGGATTACCAACAATTAGGGCATTATAATAATTTGTTGTTCTCCCTTGTGCTAATTTATGAGTAAAATCTAATACCTGAATTGCTGGGGCAGTCAGGATGGTATGTTTTTCAATTAAATACTTACCTTGTTCATCTCGCAAAGCTGGGAAAGGTGCAAGAAATAAAGAAACTTGAGGGATGAAAATAACTCTATCCTTAGTATTTTTTGGTAACTCATCGGCGATATCTTTAATTAAGATGTCATACAGTTTTTGTAATGGCTTTTTCACGGTTGCAGCATCAGGATTTTGGCTGACGGTAATACCACCGCGCCCTCTACCCGCACCAATATTTATGCGACTATTGGTAACTAATTCTTCTAAGGTTGTATTATCTTTTTGCCACAGGTGTTTAAGGTCAGCTTTGCGGAATGTAACTTCACCTGTAGGCTTGACAACCCAAATATACAGGTCTGATTCTTTAGTTTGTTGTTTACCATCAACTTTAAAATTATCGTTAAGAATAGAGTATTGAATGAGAGTGGCATTTTGCTGTTTAGCAATTTGTTTAATCTCAGCAATTGTCAGTGCTTGGGGCGATTTATCCGGTTGTTTATTATTAGTAGATACACGAGATGCCAACAACTCAACAAAAGCCCTAGCGCGACCGCGTTCGGCTATTTCTAAAGCTGCATCAATTTTATTTTGGGCGATGAGGACTTTTTGTAAAATTCTGTAGGTTCTGTTTTGGGTGTCAAAAAATGAGACTTTGTTAGTATCAGCTAACTTTTGATCTCGCAAAGATTCCCAAACCTGAATTCCTTCATACAGAGTTTTCTCTGCTGTGGGCAGATTACCTTGTTTGTAGAAAGCAAGTCCTAGATTGTTTAAAGACAGTGCTTCGCCGTTGCGGTCTTTAATTGCCCGGGCGATCGCTAAACTCTGCTGCTGATACTCAATTGCTTTTGCATAGTCTTCCAAATACTGGTAAGCAATACCGAGATTACCTAGTGACTGTTCCTCTCCTAAACGGTTTTTAATTTCCCTGGCGATCGCTAGATGTTGCTGTTGGTATTCAATGGCTTTTTTGTAGTCACCCAAAGAAAAGTAAGTATTACCGAGATTACCCAGCGCTGCTCCCTCGCCTAATCTGTCTTTGAGTTCACGAGCCATCGCTAACTGTTGCTGCTGGTAGTCAATGGCTTTTGGGTAGTCTTCCAAAGACTGGTAAGCAAGACCAATATTACCCAGTGCTTGAGCCTCGCCGTCACGGTCTTTGATTTCACGAGCGATCGCTAAACTTTGCTCTTGATAGTCAATCATTGTCGGGTAGTCTCCTAAAGCATAGTAAGCACCACCCAGATTACTTAGCACCGTAGCCTCAAGTTTACGATTTTTCATTTTACGGGCGATCGTTAAACTTTGCTGCTGGGACTCAATCGCTTTTGGGTAGTCTCCTAAAGCATAGTAAGCAGCACCCAGATTACCCAGCGCCGTTCCCTCGGTATTAATATCTTTAAGTTCGCGGGCGATCGCTAAAATTTGCTGCTGGGACTCAATCGCTTTTGGGTAGTCTCCTAAAGAATAGTAAGCAACACCAAGAATAAACAGCCCCGCCATCTCCCTTTGACGGTCTTTAATTTCCCGGATGAGCGCTAAAAATGGCTGTTGGGACTCAATCACTTTAGGATAGTCTCCCAAAGAATAATAAATATAACCGAGACTACCCAAGGACTGTGCCTCGCCATTACGGTCTTTAATTTTTCGGTAAATCATCAGTGCTTGTTGCAATGATTTTAATGCAGCTTCAAATTGACTAGTTTGAAACTGCTGAAGACCTTGGTTATACAATCTATCAGCTTCTGCTTTCTGGGCTTCTGGGGTTTGCGCTGAAGCTTGGGTTATTCCCACAAATCCGGGTAGGTTGTTTGTCATTTGTCCAATAGTGGTGAGTAGGGTAATGAGGGTAATCAGTGTAATTTTGTGTATTTTCATCAGTGTTACTGAGGTAATCCTGTCAGTAACATATATCTCTGTGATGGCTGAAGCTATGCAGTTTTAATGAAATGTTTCTTTATCAGTTGGTGATTGTTATTTGAGTACGTCGAAATAGCAAATGTAGTCTCAACAACGGCAAATATATAATTACCTTTCACCAATCAAGCTAAACGCCGCCCAATTAACAGGGTTCGGGAATTTTTCTTTTGTTTTCAACATCGCTTGACGCAAAGCCAGCGCTTTATCTGGTTGCGTTTGCAAACTTTTATAAAATTCCACCATTAAATATTGTGTCGGTGCATCTGGTACTTGCCACAGAGAAACTAATACGCTGGGAACACCGGCAGAAATTAACGATCGCGATAACCCAATTACCCCATCACCGGAAAGTTTTCCTTTCCCCGTTTCACAAGCACTAAGAACTACTAATTGAGCTTTGATTTTTAAATCTAAAATTTCCTCAGCTGTGAGTAAACCATTATCTTTACCCGAAGGTGCAAAAGCAATCCAGCTACCCAAACCCCGGTTATCATCCGCCCAACCGTGAGTAGCTAAATGAATTACATCTGCTGTTGATAACTGTTGCAGAATATTGGCTTTAGTCGCATCTTTACCAACAATTGCTTTAGTTTTTAACATATCAGCAATCGTGTTTGCTTCAACTTCCGCCCCTGGTAGTGGAATTAACTGTGTTCCTGGTTTACCCAGTTCCGTAGAGACTACGGGCATAGTTGGATTACCGACAATGAGAGCGTTATTATAATTTGTTGTTTTACCTTGATTTAATTGATGGGTAAAATCTAACACTTGAATTGCGGGTGAAGTAAGAATGGTGTATTTTTCAAGTAAGGATTTACCTTTTTCGTCTATCAGTGCCGGGAAAGGAACAAGGAACAAACTATTTTGCGGAACGAAAGTTACACGTTGATTGGGGTCAGTTGGTAAAAGGTCAGCAATAGGTTTAATTAATAGTTGATGGAGTTTTTGTAAGTTGGCTCGTTGGATTTTTTCATTCCCAGAGTTGATGACTTCTGCTTGAAAAATACTCCGTTCTTTATCAGATACACCCAAGGATTCGCGGGTGGTGGACACTAATTTATTTAAAGTTATATTATCTTTTTGCCACAGATGTTTGAGGTCAACTTTGCGGAATGTGACCTCACCATTCGGTTTGACAACCCAAATATACAGGTCTGATTCTTTAGTTTGTTGTTTATCTCCTACTTTGAAATCATTATAAATAATAGAATATTGAACGAACGTGGCATTTTGCTGTTTAGCAATTTGTTTAATCTCAGCAATTGTCAGTGGTTCGGGTGATTTATCTGCCTGTTTATTATTAGTAGATACACGAGATGCTAACAACTCAACAAACGCCCTAGCGCGACCGCGTTCAGCAATTTCTAAAGCAGCATCAGTTTTATTTTCGGCGATGAGCACTTGTTGTAAAGTTCCGTAGGTGTTGCGTTGGGTGTCAAAAAAAGAGACTTTGTTGGTATCAGCTAACTTTTTATCTCGCAGAGATTCTTTAACCTTAATTCCTTCATACAGGGTTTTCTCTGCGGCGCTGAGATTACCTTGTTTGTAGAAAGCAAGTCCTAGATTGTTTAACGACTGTCCCTCACCTAGTCGATCTTTAATTTCTTTGGCGATCGCTAAACTCTGCTGCTGGTACTCAATCGCTTTGGGGTAGTTTCCCAATGCATAGTAAGCAAGACCGAGATTACCCAGCGCCGCACCTTCGCCTAGTCGATATTTAATTTCTTTGGCGATCACTAAACTCTGCTGCTGGTACTCAATCGCTTTTGGGTAGTCTCCCAAATCAAAGTAAGCAAGACCGAGATTACCCAGAGACTGTCCCTCGCCTAGTCGATATTTAATTTCTTTGGCGATCGCTAAATCCTGCTGCTGGTACTCAATCGCTTTTGGGTAGTCTCCCAATGCATAGTAAGCAAGACCGAGACTACCCAGAGACTGTCCCTCGCCTAGTCGATCTTTAATTTCTTTGGCGATCACTAATCTCTGCTGCTGGTACTCAATCGCTTTTGGGTAGTCTCCCAAATCAAAGTAAGCAAGACCGAGACTACCCAGCGCATTACTCTCGCCTAGTCGATCTTTAATTTCTTTGGCGATCGCTAATCTCTGTTGTAGGTACTCAATCGCTTTTGGGTAGTCTCCCAATGCACCGTAAGCAATACCGAGATTACCCAGAGACTGTCCCTCGCCTAGTCGATCTTTAATTTCTTTGGCGATCGCTAATCTCTGCTGCTGGTACTCAATCGCTTTTGGGTAGTCTCCCAAATCAAAGTAAGCAAGACCGAGATTACCCAGAGACTGTCCCTCGCCTAATCGATCTTTAATTTCTTTAGCGATCGCTAATCTCTGCTGCTGGTACTCAATCGCTTTTGGGTAGTCTCCCAATGAATCGTAAGCACTACCGAGATTACCCAGCGCCGCACCTTCGCCTGGACGGTCTTTGATTTCTCGGTAAATAATCAGTGCTTGTTGCCACGATCGCAAGGCTGCTTCAAATTGACTGGTTTGATACTGCTGAACTCCTTGATCCAAAAGTCTATCAGCTTCGGCTTTCCTCGCCTGTGGGTTTTGTGCTAACGCCTCTTGTATTCCCACAATGGCGCTGCGGTTAATGGGTGCTTGTCCAATGGTGGTGAGTAGAGTGATGAGGGTAAGAAGTGCGATTTTGTGTATCTTCATTGGTGTTACTGAGGTGTCCCTGTCAGTAACATATATCTCTGTGATGGCGAAGCCTATGCAGTTTTGATGAAATTTGGGCATTGGGCATTGGTAAAGAAAAGATATTGGGGCGATCTCATTTCCCTCAAATACAATCAAACAATCATCCTGTATAGTTCAAAACCTTTTGCCCTCTGCCTTCCCATAAAAAAAGTCAAAGATAAAAGGCAGGTGGTAGACTAAACCTTTTATTTTTGACTCGTGCTAACCTTTGTTGTGTTAGGGGACGTTTTACCCTACGTCATCGTGGGCAAATCTGTTAAATAGGAAGTCTAGGGCATAGTTCCGCAGCTTGTAATATTGTGGATCTTCCATGATGCGGGCGCGATCGCGTGGACGCGCAAAGGGTATTTCCATAACTTCCCCAATTTTGGCGTGTGGGCCATTGGTCATCATTACCAATTTGTCTGCTAAGAACAGTGCTTCATCAATATCATGGGTAATCATCAGCACTGTGCAGCGATTATCACCCCAAATCTTCAGTAATTCTTCTTGTAATTCTTCTTTGGTAATCGCATCTAACGCCCCAAAAGGTTCGTCTAAAATCAGCACTTTGGGACGAATTGCCAATGCACGGGCAATAGAAACCCGTTGCCTCATACCCCCAGACATCTGCATTGGTTTCTTTTCCATTGCATCAGCCAGTCCCACCATTGCCAAATGTTCGCGGACGATCGCTCTTTTTTCCTGTTCTGGCTTTTCAGGATACACTGCGTTGACAGCGAGATAAATATTTTCAAATGCTGTGCGCCAGGGAAGCAAAGCATAGTTTTGGAACACCACCATTCTATCTGGGCCTGGTTTGGTGATGGGTTGTCCTTCTAGCAATACTTGTCCTGATGTGGGAAAGTTAAAACCCGACACCATATTTAATAGAGTGGATTTGCCACAGCCAGAGTGACCAATTACACAAATAAACTCACCTTTTTCTACGTTGAGGTTAACGCCATCCAGTACGGTGAAGGGGCCTGTTTTGGTGGGGTAAACTTTAGAAACGTCTCTAATTTCTAGGAAAGGCTGACGGGTAGTTACGCTTCCATATCCTGTTCTTTGTGTATCTCTGGGAGTTTCGGCTAGTCTTAAATTGCGGTTTTGCATAGGGATGGAGAAAAGATGAAGGGTGAAGGGTGTAGACGCGTAGCAACTTGTTGCAGGCTAGGGTGAAGATAAAGGGAAATTAAGTTTTCAAAGGATAAAGTTTTAGCCTTTATCCTTTAGCCTTTAACCTTTTTACGCTGCTGTTCTGCGCGGTGCATCGAGGATGACTTCAGCAATGGAGAAGTCACGCTTGATCTGCAAGCTATTGAGGTAGGAGATAGGATCATCAGCGTTAAAGGGAGTGCCATCAAATAGCTGAATCGGTTGGCGAGTATAGCTAATATCCAAACCTAATTCTCTAGCTGCGGTACTAAAGACGCGGACTCGACAAACTCTTTCTACAACTTCTACCCAGTTTCTCGGGAAAGGTGTATCACCCCACCGCGCGAGTTGACTCATGATCCAAATTTGTTCGGTACGGCTGGGGCGGTTAATTGCCGACTCGGAATAAAATTGGTGGTGGGCATAATCCCGTAGTGGATGGTCTAAGTCACAAGTTAAATTATCAGGATCTTCGAGTTGAATATACTCTACATCGGTGCTGACATATTCACGCCCGGCTGTAATCCTTCTAATTTCCTCGGCATTTTTGGGATCTGCACAGTAAACGCAAGCTTCTAGTAGGGCTTTGGTTAAAGCAATATGAGTATTGGGATAAGCTTCCGCCCAGTCTTCCCGCACACCCAGAACTTTACCGGGGTGTCCTAGCCAAACTTCTAAGTCTGTCGCCACGGTGAAGCCAACACCTTCAACAGCAGCGCGGTAGTTCCAAGGTTCGCCCACACAGTAACCGTCAATACTGCCATTTTGTAAGTCGGCTACCATCTGCGCTGGGGGAATGGTCGACATATCCACATCAATATCGGGGTCAACTCCCCCAGATGCTA contains:
- a CDS encoding tetratricopeptide repeat protein translates to MKIHKIALLTLITLLTTIGQAPINRSAIVGIQEALAQNPQARKAEADRLLDQGVQQYQTSQFEAALRSWQQALIIYREIKDRPGEGAALGNLGSAYDSLGDYPKAIEYQQQRLAIAKEIKDRLGEGQSLGNLGLAYFDLGDYPKAIEYQQQRLAIAKEIKDRLGEGQSLGNLGIAYGALGDYPKAIEYLQQRLAIAKEIKDRLGESNALGSLGLAYFDLGDYPKAIEYQQQRLVIAKEIKDRLGEGQSLGSLGLAYYALGDYPKAIEYQQQDLAIAKEIKYRLGEGQSLGNLGLAYFDLGDYPKAIEYQQQSLVIAKEIKYRLGEGAALGNLGLAYYALGNYPKAIEYQQQSLAIAKEIKDRLGEGQSLNNLGLAFYKQGNLSAAEKTLYEGIKVKESLRDKKLADTNKVSFFDTQRNTYGTLQQVLIAENKTDAALEIAERGRARAFVELLASRVSTNNKQADKSPEPLTIAEIKQIAKQQNATFVQYSIIYNDFKVGDKQQTKESDLYIWVVKPNGEVTFRKVDLKHLWQKDNITLNKLVSTTRESLGVSDKERSIFQAEVINSGNEKIQRANLQKLHQLLIKPIADLLPTDPNQRVTFVPQNSLFLVPFPALIDEKGKSLLEKYTILTSPAIQVLDFTHQLNQGKTTNYNNALIVGNPTMPVVSTELGKPGTQLIPLPGAEVEANTIADMLKTKAIVGKDATKANILQQLSTADVIHLATHGWADDNRGLGSWIAFAPSGKDNGLLTAEEILDLKIKAQLVVLSACETGKGKLSGDGVIGLSRSLISAGVPSVLVSLWQVPDAPTQYLMVEFYKSLQTQPDKALALRQAMLKTKEKFPNPVNWAAFSLIGER
- a CDS encoding nitrate ABC transporter ATP-binding protein (This model describes the ATP binding subunits of ATP-binding cassette (ABC) transporters for nitrate transport, or for bicarbonate transport, in bacteria and archaea.), yielding MQNRNLRLAETPRDTQRTGYGSVTTRQPFLEIRDVSKVYPTKTGPFTVLDGVNLNVEKGEFICVIGHSGCGKSTLLNMVSGFNFPTSGQVLLEGQPITKPGPDRMVVFQNYALLPWRTAFENIYLAVNAVYPEKPEQEKRAIVREHLAMVGLADAMEKKPMQMSGGMRQRVSIARALAIRPKVLILDEPFGALDAITKEELQEELLKIWGDNRCTVLMITHDIDEALFLADKLVMMTNGPHAKIGEVMEIPFARPRDRARIMEDPQYYKLRNYALDFLFNRFAHDDVG
- a CDS encoding CHAT domain-containing tetratricopeptide repeat protein, with the protein product MKIHKITLITLITLLTTIGQMTNNLPGFVGITQASAQTPEAQKAEADRLYNQGLQQFQTSQFEAALKSLQQALMIYRKIKDRNGEAQSLGSLGYIYYSLGDYPKVIESQQPFLALIREIKDRQREMAGLFILGVAYYSLGDYPKAIESQQQILAIARELKDINTEGTALGNLGAAYYALGDYPKAIESQQQSLTIARKMKNRKLEATVLSNLGGAYYALGDYPTMIDYQEQSLAIAREIKDRDGEAQALGNIGLAYQSLEDYPKAIDYQQQQLAMARELKDRLGEGAALGNLGNTYFSLGDYKKAIEYQQQHLAIAREIKNRLGEEQSLGNLGIAYQYLEDYAKAIEYQQQSLAIARAIKDRNGEALSLNNLGLAFYKQGNLPTAEKTLYEGIQVWESLRDQKLADTNKVSFFDTQNRTYRILQKVLIAQNKIDAALEIAERGRARAFVELLASRVSTNNKQPDKSPQALTIAEIKQIAKQQNATLIQYSILNDNFKVDGKQQTKESDLYIWVVKPTGEVTFRKADLKHLWQKDNTTLEELVTNSRINIGAGRGRGGITVSQNPDAATVKKPLQKLYDILIKDIADELPKNTKDRVIFIPQVSLFLAPFPALRDEQGKYLIEKHTILTAPAIQVLDFTHKLAQGRTTNYYNALIVGNPTMPVVSTELGQPATQLDSLPGAEQEAKTIADLLKTKAIFGKDATKANILQRLSTADVIHLATHGWADDDQGLGSWIALAPSGKDDGLLTAEEILDLKLKAQLVVLSACETGKGKLSGDGVIGLSRSLISAGVPSVLVSLWQVPDEPTQYLMVEFYKSLQTQPDKALALRQAMLKTKEKFPSPVNWAAFTLIGER
- a CDS encoding GUN4 domain-containing protein — protein: MEKFALLIGVSEYEPGLQPLPSAVKDVEAMQRILLHPEIGGFDEAIVLRNSQRQEIEETIFKLFANRKKEDLLLLYFSGHGIVTENNEFFLSTRSTNTYQGKLIPPTAVAATYIHQQMQQSKSRHQVIILDCCYSGAFTKGLHAKDTGTVNIINQLGGEGRAILTASNSTQYAFEQEGFDLSLYTHFLVEGIEKGVADQDNDGWISVEELHDFVSYKVKETSPAMTPELYPVKEGYKILLAKSPKDDPKLKYRKEVEKKAYQGKFTIPARRQLNALRPLLGLTAPEAEAIEAEVLQPYLEYRRKLQDYEQTLQDTLQEENPLSQRALDDLKDYQQFLGLRDEDIELIYKRNLLQDSIKSVSQEAPIREKEPLDPQASQPELDDLSSEKGVDYSKLRNLLAAGKWKEADYETYMVMLQAVGLKENHWIRDEELLNFPCTDLRTIDRLWVKYSNGRFGFSVQKEIYLSVGGKPDGKYYEEAWNKFGDRVGWRVESSWISYTKVTFDTSAPDGHLPVFVGLDTSQRGLVGSRMVRERREGLGEFGRVYGLGRCTRLFSRIETCKV